From Alkalilimnicola sp. S0819, the proteins below share one genomic window:
- a CDS encoding ShlB/FhaC/HecB family hemolysin secretion/activation protein: MYTTGSPDNGAPRFSATRTRRKALALTLLLALPWAGAAAQTPSQADLDAAAREAEAAQRDLRIRQQEQRRQDLQSAQPPTRLKAPEPEPVTPREGPCRDIASLQVEGVTLLEAPTVAQITARYAGRCLGVTEIEKLLSEFTLAYIEQGYVGARVYLPQQDLSTGVLRVQVIEGRVQGLQVEDGEQGSISLGNVAPGMVGEPLNLRDLEQTLDQINRLASNNASFDIRPGEAPGDSVVVLNNAPSRAWRVLASYDNHGSESTGRKQAGLTVMVDNPLGFNDFISLTHRRAAPYESGETASHSTSLSYVLPYGYSTYNLSLSHSEYASTFLAPSGVPLHSHGNSGAVTLGSDRVVYRDGRNLLRLRAGLTVKESKNYLEDILLEVSSRRLSILDLDADFSRPVAGGLFSLQLGFSHGLSSFSPLKDAENLPDWAPRAQFSKFRYGFAYTRPFSLGGQNFSWSSSLVGQKSDDVLYGSEQISIGGIYSVRGFTANSLSGDDGFYLRNELSHTRPYAIPNGPAGYLRPYLALDTGQVRNRVDGVPEGSLTGAAVGLGIGLGPVTLDVFHARPVSHPGYMERESGETWFRLSATL, translated from the coding sequence ATGTACACGACCGGCTCCCCCGACAACGGGGCCCCAAGATTCTCCGCCACCCGCACCCGGCGCAAGGCGCTGGCGCTCACGCTGCTGCTGGCCTTGCCCTGGGCCGGCGCTGCCGCGCAAACGCCCAGCCAGGCGGACCTGGACGCCGCCGCCCGAGAGGCCGAGGCGGCACAACGGGATCTGCGCATCCGGCAACAGGAGCAACGCCGACAGGACCTGCAATCCGCCCAGCCACCCACCCGGCTGAAGGCCCCTGAACCGGAGCCGGTCACCCCGCGAGAGGGGCCCTGTCGGGACATTGCCTCCTTGCAGGTGGAGGGCGTCACCCTGCTGGAAGCGCCCACCGTGGCACAGATCACCGCGCGCTACGCCGGGCGCTGCCTGGGCGTGACCGAGATCGAGAAACTGCTCTCCGAGTTCACCCTGGCCTATATCGAGCAGGGCTACGTGGGCGCCCGGGTCTATCTGCCGCAACAGGATCTGTCCACCGGCGTACTGCGGGTGCAGGTGATCGAAGGGCGGGTGCAGGGCCTGCAGGTGGAGGACGGCGAGCAGGGCTCCATATCCCTGGGCAATGTCGCGCCGGGCATGGTGGGTGAGCCGCTGAACCTGCGCGACCTGGAACAGACCCTGGACCAGATCAACCGTCTGGCCTCCAATAACGCCAGCTTCGACATCCGCCCCGGCGAGGCGCCGGGGGACAGCGTGGTGGTGCTGAACAATGCCCCGAGCCGGGCCTGGCGCGTGCTGGCGAGCTATGACAATCACGGCTCCGAGAGCACCGGGCGCAAGCAGGCGGGCCTCACCGTAATGGTGGACAACCCGCTGGGCTTCAATGATTTCATCAGCCTGACCCACCGCCGGGCCGCCCCCTATGAATCGGGCGAGACCGCCTCGCACTCCACCAGCCTCTCCTATGTGCTGCCCTACGGTTATTCCACCTACAACCTGAGCCTCAGCCACTCCGAGTACGCCTCCACCTTCCTCGCCCCCAGCGGCGTGCCGCTGCACAGCCACGGCAACTCCGGCGCCGTCACCCTGGGTTCGGACCGGGTGGTCTATCGGGACGGGCGCAACCTGCTGCGCCTGCGCGCCGGCCTCACGGTGAAGGAATCGAAGAACTATCTGGAAGACATCCTGCTGGAGGTCAGCAGCCGCCGCTTGAGCATCCTGGACCTGGACGCGGACTTCAGCCGCCCCGTCGCCGGTGGGCTGTTCTCGCTGCAACTGGGGTTCTCCCACGGCCTGAGCAGCTTCAGCCCGCTGAAGGACGCCGAGAATCTGCCCGACTGGGCGCCAAGGGCGCAGTTCAGCAAGTTCCGATACGGCTTCGCCTACACACGGCCCTTCAGCCTGGGCGGCCAGAACTTCAGCTGGAGCTCCTCGCTGGTCGGCCAGAAGTCCGATGACGTGCTCTACGGCTCGGAGCAGATCTCCATCGGCGGCATCTATTCGGTGCGTGGCTTCACCGCCAACAGCCTGTCCGGCGATGACGGCTTCTATCTGCGCAACGAGTTGTCCCATACCCGGCCCTACGCCATCCCCAATGGCCCGGCCGGTTATCTGCGGCCTTATCTGGCACTGGACACCGGCCAGGTCCGCAACCGGGTCGACGGCGTGCCGGAAGGCAGCCTCACCGGCGCCGCGGTCGGCCTGGGCATCGGCCTGGGCCCGGTCACCCTGGATGTTTTTCATGCCCGTCCCGTCTCCCACCCCGGCTACATGGAACGGGAAAGCGGAGAGACCTGGTTTCGCCTGAGTGCGACGCTCTAG
- a CDS encoding sensor histidine kinase produces the protein MPQRWLFILFLLLGNPAALAGTATGDSWFLDSTAVLVDKEGTETIHSVSDPARAGDFQPSPAGLSAGYTRRVHWLRIRLAPPPGGELLLEIQPPYLDDLRLYIPDGVGGYTRHQTGDHYPYAQRAIPHRAYTFRVHFAKAAPQTVYLRVQTTSTSLAFPRAFVPDAYAAQISTEYLLLGLYYGALLVMLLFNLWHGHWRHDPDHRAFLYYLLATLLFMVSLNGLVAQYLAPRHPAVGDHMVSAMLMIIIAVAAHFHRRMLGVDRSTPLLNAYFIGIIGFAVLCLLAWPAGYFTEAARVLTLITLSFPLIGIVRSALRWRRAGSGFLTLAYITTLTSYLIPLLSVQGLLPNGPWQLYGLQIGGLAALGAFNFSLFERLRRLQEERDQAEEQGQRTRMELETEYRARQRQSSLIDMLSHEIKSPLSVIQLRLGVRSASERMQQHALRAAQAINDIVERCDYANRLDNQATQQRLAPCDLAAITAASLAHRGAQARTDVWLPPGLSTTVESDQAMVGVLLGNLIDNACKYAPPQARLSIRYTARSEDGREGLALSIANPTPLRGRPDPDRIFKRYYRAPGAQGKSGSGLGLAIAQALAEQLRGSLVYQPEQTEVVFELWLPYAAS, from the coding sequence ATGCCCCAACGCTGGTTGTTCATCCTTTTTTTGCTGCTGGGCAATCCGGCGGCCCTGGCCGGCACCGCCACGGGCGACTCCTGGTTTCTGGACAGCACCGCCGTGCTGGTCGACAAGGAGGGTACTGAAACCATTCACAGCGTCAGCGACCCGGCACGGGCCGGCGATTTCCAGCCCTCGCCCGCCGGCCTCTCCGCGGGCTACACCCGACGCGTGCACTGGCTGCGGATTCGTCTCGCGCCGCCGCCGGGCGGGGAGCTTCTGCTGGAAATCCAACCTCCCTACCTCGACGATCTGCGCCTCTACATCCCCGACGGAGTCGGTGGCTACACCCGGCACCAGACCGGCGATCACTACCCCTACGCCCAGCGGGCGATCCCCCATCGGGCCTACACCTTCCGCGTCCACTTCGCAAAGGCCGCGCCACAGACCGTTTACCTGCGCGTACAGACCACCAGCACCTCGCTGGCCTTCCCCCGGGCCTTCGTGCCGGATGCCTATGCCGCGCAGATCAGCACCGAGTACCTGCTGCTGGGCCTGTACTACGGCGCGCTGCTGGTGATGCTGCTGTTCAACCTCTGGCACGGCCACTGGCGGCACGACCCGGACCACCGGGCCTTCCTGTACTACCTGCTGGCGACCCTGCTTTTCATGGTCTCGCTCAACGGCCTGGTGGCACAGTACCTGGCCCCTCGGCACCCGGCGGTGGGCGATCACATGGTCAGCGCCATGCTCATGATCATCATCGCCGTGGCGGCGCATTTTCACCGCCGCATGCTGGGCGTCGATCGCTCGACACCGCTGCTCAATGCCTACTTCATCGGCATCATAGGCTTTGCCGTACTCTGCCTGCTGGCCTGGCCGGCGGGCTATTTCACGGAAGCGGCCCGCGTCCTGACCTTGATCACCCTGAGCTTCCCCCTGATCGGCATCGTCCGCAGCGCACTGCGATGGCGCCGTGCCGGCAGTGGCTTTCTCACCCTGGCCTACATCACCACCCTGACCTCCTACCTGATCCCGCTGCTGTCGGTACAGGGCCTGTTGCCCAACGGCCCGTGGCAGCTCTACGGCCTGCAGATCGGCGGCCTCGCCGCCCTGGGCGCCTTCAACTTCAGCCTGTTCGAACGCCTGCGCCGTCTGCAGGAAGAGCGGGACCAGGCGGAGGAGCAGGGCCAGCGGACGCGCATGGAACTGGAAACCGAGTACCGCGCCCGGCAACGCCAGAGCTCACTGATCGACATGCTGTCCCACGAGATCAAATCCCCCCTGTCGGTGATCCAACTGCGGCTGGGTGTCCGCTCGGCCTCGGAACGGATGCAGCAACACGCCCTGCGCGCCGCCCAGGCCATCAACGACATCGTCGAGCGCTGCGACTACGCCAACCGGCTGGATAATCAGGCCACTCAACAGCGGCTCGCACCCTGCGATCTGGCCGCCATCACCGCCGCCAGCCTGGCGCACCGGGGCGCCCAGGCGCGCACCGATGTGTGGCTGCCTCCGGGCCTGTCGACCACGGTGGAATCGGACCAGGCCATGGTGGGCGTGCTGCTGGGCAACCTGATCGACAACGCCTGCAAGTACGCCCCGCCCCAGGCGCGGCTGAGCATCCGGTACACGGCCCGCAGCGAGGACGGACGCGAGGGCCTGGCGCTGAGCATTGCCAACCCGACTCCCCTGCGCGGCCGCCCCGACCCCGACCGCATCTTTAAGCGCTACTATCGGGCACCCGGCGCCCAGGGCAAGAGCGGCTCGGGGCTGGGGCTCGCCATCGCCCAGGCACTGGCCGAGCAACTGCGCGGCAGCCTGGTGTATCAGCCCGAACAAACGGAGGTGGTATTCGAGCTATGGCTGCCCTATGCCGCATCCTGA
- a CDS encoding BtrH N-terminal domain-containing protein, translated as MQIDFPHRHAGHCESGVTANLLSHQGLHLSEPMALGLSSALVFAHFPFMRWGGIPMTAYRMFPGAVIKGVAKQTGVKIAEERFKDRAAAKAALDAHLAAGRPVALRTNVYWLPYFPPDMRFHFNAHNIVAIGRDGDDYLVSDPVFEDIQRCDPEGLEKARFSLGPFAPKGLIYYPTEVPARWDPAKAIPKALKRTYNVMNRTPLPWVGLGTIHRLARTLRKLEGQPEKAEYSRQLVGSIIRMQEEIGTGGGGFRFMYAAFLQEAAELLQRENLAKAADEMTEAGDVWREFALLGARYVRQKRAPALSQLAECMERAAAQEGKVYPRLKHG; from the coding sequence ATGCAGATCGATTTCCCCCACCGCCACGCCGGCCACTGCGAGAGCGGCGTGACCGCCAATCTGCTCAGCCACCAGGGCCTGCACCTCAGCGAACCCATGGCGCTGGGCCTGTCCTCCGCGCTGGTGTTCGCGCACTTTCCCTTCATGCGCTGGGGCGGCATTCCCATGACCGCCTATCGCATGTTCCCCGGCGCGGTGATCAAGGGCGTGGCGAAGCAGACCGGGGTGAAGATCGCCGAGGAGCGCTTCAAGGACCGGGCCGCGGCGAAAGCCGCGCTGGATGCGCATCTCGCCGCCGGCCGCCCGGTGGCCCTGCGCACCAATGTCTACTGGCTGCCCTACTTCCCGCCGGACATGCGCTTTCACTTCAATGCCCACAACATCGTCGCCATCGGCCGTGACGGCGATGACTACCTGGTCAGCGACCCGGTGTTCGAGGACATCCAGCGCTGCGACCCGGAGGGCCTGGAGAAGGCGCGCTTTTCCCTGGGCCCCTTCGCGCCCAAGGGGCTGATCTACTACCCCACCGAGGTGCCCGCGCGCTGGGACCCGGCCAAGGCCATCCCCAAGGCCTTGAAGCGCACCTACAACGTGATGAACCGCACCCCCCTGCCCTGGGTGGGGCTGGGCACCATCCACCGGCTGGCGCGGACCCTGCGCAAGCTGGAGGGCCAGCCCGAGAAGGCCGAATACAGCCGCCAGCTGGTGGGCAGCATCATCCGCATGCAGGAAGAGATCGGCACCGGGGGCGGGGGGTTTCGCTTCATGTACGCCGCCTTCCTGCAGGAAGCCGCCGAGCTGCTGCAGCGGGAGAATCTGGCCAAGGCCGCCGACGAGATGACCGAAGCCGGCGATGTCTGGCGCGAGTTCGCCCTGCTGGGCGCGCGCTATGTGCGCCAGAAGCGCGCACCGGCGCTGAGCCAGCTGGCAGAGTGCATGGAGCGCGCCGCGGCCCAGGAAGGCAAGGTCTATCCACGGCTGAAGCACGGCTGA
- a CDS encoding response regulator transcription factor, whose protein sequence is MAALCRILIVEDNDALRETLSEVLSEQGFAVAAIASAEELSESQPQRTDIAILDLNLPGEDGLSLAARLRRIQPGIGIIILTVRNAVSDRLAGYDSGADLYLPKPITPEELLAALRALARRLVAARTHPDTPRLDVPAAVLHTTEGPLSLRKAETTLLRALALAPEGLLETWQLLEALGKPLDEYGRRQLAVLVTRLRARLEAHGLPAPFLRAERGVGYRLLFEIQLD, encoded by the coding sequence ATGGCTGCCCTATGCCGCATCCTGATCGTCGAAGACAACGACGCGCTGCGTGAGACCCTGAGCGAAGTGCTGAGCGAACAGGGCTTTGCGGTGGCCGCTATCGCCAGCGCCGAGGAATTGAGCGAGTCTCAGCCACAGCGCACCGACATCGCCATCCTGGACTTGAACCTGCCCGGCGAGGACGGCCTCTCCCTGGCCGCTCGGTTGCGCCGCATCCAACCCGGCATCGGCATCATCATCCTGACGGTACGCAACGCGGTCAGCGATCGCCTGGCGGGCTACGACAGCGGTGCCGACCTCTACCTGCCCAAGCCCATCACGCCCGAGGAGCTGCTGGCCGCCCTGCGCGCCCTGGCGCGACGCCTCGTCGCCGCGCGGACCCACCCCGACACCCCCCGGCTGGATGTGCCGGCGGCCGTGCTGCATACCACCGAAGGCCCCCTCAGCCTGCGCAAGGCGGAGACGACCCTGCTGCGGGCGCTGGCGCTCGCCCCCGAGGGGCTGCTGGAAACCTGGCAACTATTGGAGGCTCTGGGCAAGCCGCTGGACGAGTACGGCCGGCGCCAGCTGGCCGTGCTGGTCACCCGCCTGCGCGCCCGCCTGGAAGCCCACGGCCTGCCGGCCCCCTTCCTGCGCGCCGAGCGGGGGGTCGGCTATCGGCTGCTGTTCGAGATTCAGCTCGATTGA